Proteins encoded together in one Lathamus discolor isolate bLatDis1 chromosome 3, bLatDis1.hap1, whole genome shotgun sequence window:
- the CCDC14 gene encoding coiled-coil domain-containing protein 14 isoform X3: MASGPRSCKVLSSGRLTGAAKLANGRKQCGLRKGSYSNVDSGYTLYSTDFGNQVDTIHNGLDHCAALLKNILQSEATGRETMHKQAGKRTSMKITSKPLLTKGNTSKKKGLKKPITSAHIRKDIVPISNRKLASSTTPSTERELPSAAKNQMVQPVHSPCSQHSPVSHQKLYEHVQTQMSLITGQPPHNSNKTPPVTPFPTSNHGCQNATAFNYQLPTCMSGLTLQHSAHPLSTQSDVPVDSGNECIPKMGGPVVCPVVSAASTTAVQIQTASVHPSVIPCIASVVSSNSTVPARIPSSSGGEMIPNHKQQMKEVDLIRCIQAHLALLQSHEVMNGRTEQKCHCHCPAKCNASSNEEEDTSEEHSEDMVNKEDELHVLDVAPVRDASCKTSSMNEVPKCREESPEETAHQVKTVKYLLGELRALITDQDDLEMLRLMSEIEDCVSLLPAVVGSTNVQAEIALALQPLRSENAQLRRRLRMLNQQLGERERSEKTFGQSCNYELVSLQSLNMMLQSQLKESLKGLESLQAKNEELFKIIESQKEENKRLAKKIQDKEVELLENKQHYDIHSTRLKIELEEALANVKSFQFKLEASEKENKILGITLRQRDAEVNRLRELTRTLQGSMAKLLSDLTADNIRPKPEKGLSQSLLEDYEKQMQPDPFPGSTSIITYLKKLEMDHILTDTEPQFSNKIGELEMQNLACGKFAVEGNKINSAFSEEGASTPRTQRTSLKQDAKTASDSGTLLDDQNRLDETVYIALTSGASIKQPTSERTGVQPQSRGSSKMLDYHCEVSNSVPQNGCEISKDPTVLDKLSAGYNMKKTMENLFEVTGDKVKPEGEKVQMRPTGIANGAVKDFTDKPDQTQPGRYPCIPMLFLKEISQKKGSEIPDFSSMSFDISGKSEWSASSYSTFTSRDEEDFKNSLAALDANIAKLQRTLQDSMIRQ; this comes from the exons GTACTGTCTTCTGGAAGGCTAACAGGAGCAGCTAAATTagcaaatggaagaaaaca GTGTGGCTTAAGAAAAGGAAGTTATTCTAACGTGGATTCTGGATACACTCTCTATTCCACTGACTTTGGCAATCAG GTTGATACTATTCATAATGGACTGGATCATTGTGCAGCCTTACTGAAGAATATCTTACAAAGCGAGGCTACAG GAAGGGAGACTATGCATAAACAAGCTGGGAAAAGAACTTCCATGAAAATTACTTCCAAGCCTTTGCTAACTAAAGGAAATACTTCCAAGAAGAAAGGGTTGAAAAAACCCATTACTTCTGCCCACATCCGAAAAGACATTG TGCCAATATCAAATAGAAAACTTGCCTCATCCACCACACCTTCTACTGAGAGAGAACTTCCCAGTGCAGCAAAGAACCAGATGGTTCAACCAGTTCACTCGCCTTGCAGTCAACACTCTCCTGTGTCACATCAGAAACTGTATGAGCATGTGCAAACTCAGATGTCTCTGATAACTGGCCAACCACCACACAACAGTAACAAAACTCCTCCTGTGACTCCTTTTCCTACCTCAAATCACG GATGTCAAAATGCTACAGCTTTTAATTATCAATTACCTACTTGCATGTCAGGTCTGACCCTTCAGCATTCAGCTCATCCTTTATCTACTCAGTCA GATGTCCCTGTAGACAGTGGCAATGAATGTATTCCAAAGATGGGAGGACCTGTGGTTTGCCCAGTAGTTTCTGCTGCTTCTACTACTGCTGTGCAAATACAGACTGCTAGTGTTCACCCTAGTGTGATCCCTTGTATAGCATCAGTTGTATCAAGTAACTCTACAGTGCCTGCACGGATACCATCATCTTCTGGTGGAGAGATGAtcccaaaccacaaacaacaGATGAAAGAAGTAGATTTGATTCGATGCATACAAGCTCACCTGGCCCTGTTACAATCACATGAAGTGATGAATGGCAGGACTGAACAGAAGTGCCATTGTCATTGTCCAGCAAAATGTAATGCTTCAAGTAACGAGGAGGAGGATACttctgaagaacacagtgaGGACATGGTCAACAAAGAAGATGAGTTGCATGTACTTGATGTAGCCCCAGTGAGAGATGCAAGCTGCAAGACAAGTTCTATGAATGAAGTTCCAAAATGTAGAGAAGAAAGTCCAGAAGAAACAGCCCATCAAGTTAAGACTGTAAAATACCTCCTGGGAGAGCTCAGAGCACTGATAACAGATCAGG ATGATTTGGAAATGTTAAGGTTGATGAGTGAAATTGAAGACTGTGTATCATTGCTCCCAGCTGTAGTGGGAAGTACAAATGTGCAAGCTGAAATAGCACTAGCTTTACAGCCTCTCAGGAGTGAAAATGCACAGCTGCGTAG GAGGCTCAGAATGTTAAACCAGCAACTTGGGGAACGAGAAAGAAGTGAGAAGACATTTGGACAGAGCTGCAACTATGAAT TAGTTTCTTTGCAGTCCTTGAATATGATGCTCCAGAGTCAATTGAAAGAATCTCTGAAAGGCCTTGAGTCACTACAAGCTAAAAATGAAgaactatttaaaataatagaaagtcagaaagaggaaaataaacgTCTTGCAAAAAAAATTCAAGATAAAGAAGTAGAAttgcttgaaaacaaacaacattATGACATTCATTCTACCAGGCTCAAGATTG AACTGGAGGAGGCACTAGCAAACGTGAAGAGCTTTCAGTTTAAGCTAGaagcttcagagaaagaaaataagattttggGTATAACGTTACGTCAGCGTGATGCAGAAGTTAACAGACTGCGTGAATTAACCAG AACTTTGCAGGGCAGTATGGCCAAACTTCTGTCTGACCTTACAGCAGACAACATTAGACCCAAACCTGAAAAAGGTCTCTCACAGTCCCTTTTGGAAGACTACGAAAAGCAGATGCAACCTGATCCATTTCCTGGAAGTACTTCAATAATCACTTATCTTAAAAAATTGGAAATGGATCATATTTTGACAGATACAGAACCTCAATTCTCAAATAAAATTGGAGaattagaaatgcaaaatcTGGCCTGTGGGAAGTTTGCtgtggaaggaaataaaataaacagtgcATTCTCAGAAGAAGGAGCATCAACTCCCAGAACACAACGAACCTCACTGAAGCAAGATGCAAAAACAGCCAGTGATTCTGGAACTTTACTAGATGACCAAAACAGGTTGGACGAGACTGTTTATATTGCATTGACTAGCGGTGCCTCTATAAAACAGCCAACCTCCGAAAGAACTGGTGTGCAACCCCAAAGTAGAGGGTCTTCTAAGATGTTGGACTACCACTGTGAGGTTTCTAACTCTGTGCCGCAGAATGGATGTGAGATCTCAAAGGATCCAACTGTTCTGGATAAATTAAGCGCTGGGTACAACATGAAAAAGACTATGGAAAACCTGTTTGAAGTTACAGGGGATAAAGTGAagccagaaggggaaaaagtccAGATGAGGCCAACAGGCATTGCAAATGGAGCTGTGAAAGACTTCACAGATAAACCAGACCAAACTCAGCCTGGTAGATACCCTTGCATACCAATGCTATTTCTGAAGGAGATATCTCAGAAAAAAGGCAGTGAAATACCTGATTTCAGTTCCATGTCATTTGATATATCTGGGAAGTCTGAGTGGAGTGCATCCTCTTACTCAACTTTTACTTCTCGAGATGAAGAGGACTTTAAGAATAGCTTAGCAGCTTTGGATGCCAACATAGCTAAGTTACAAAGAACTCTGCAAGATAGCATGATCAGGCAATGA
- the CCDC14 gene encoding coiled-coil domain-containing protein 14 isoform X1, with translation MKIRVRFYNQQVLSSGRLTGAAKLANGRKQCGLRKGSYSNVDSGYTLYSTDFGNQVDTIHNGLDHCAALLKNILQSEATGRETMHKQAGKRTSMKITSKPLLTKGNTSKKKGLKKPITSAHIRKDIVPISNRKLASSTTPSTERELPSAAKNQMVQPVHSPCSQHSPVSHQKLYEHVQTQMSLITGQPPHNSNKTPPVTPFPTSNHGCQNATAFNYQLPTCMSGLTLQHSAHPLSTQSDVPVDSGNECIPKMGGPVVCPVVSAASTTAVQIQTASVHPSVIPCIASVVSSNSTVPARIPSSSGGEMIPNHKQQMKEVDLIRCIQAHLALLQSHEVMNGRTEQKCHCHCPAKCNASSNEEEDTSEEHSEDMVNKEDELHVLDVAPVRDASCKTSSMNEVPKCREESPEETAHQVKTVKYLLGELRALITDQDDLEMLRLMSEIEDCVSLLPAVVGSTNVQAEIALALQPLRSENAQLRRRLRMLNQQLGERERSEKTFGQSCNYELVSLQSLNMMLQSQLKESLKGLESLQAKNEELFKIIESQKEENKRLAKKIQDKEVELLENKQHYDIHSTRLKIELEEALANVKSFQFKLEASEKENKILGITLRQRDAEVNRLRELTRTLQGSMAKLLSDLTADNIRPKPEKGLSQSLLEDYEKQMQPDPFPGSTSIITYLKKLEMDHILTDTEPQFSNKIGELEMQNLACGKFAVEGNKINSAFSEEGASTPRTQRTSLKQDAKTASDSGTLLDDQNRLDETVYIALTSGASIKQPTSERTGVQPQSRGSSKMLDYHCEVSNSVPQNGCEISKDPTVLDKLSAGYNMKKTMENLFEVTGDKVKPEGEKVQMRPTGIANGAVKDFTDKPDQTQPGRYPCIPMLFLKEISQKKGSEIPDFSSMSFDISGKSEWSASSYSTFTSRDEEDFKNSLAALDANIAKLQRTLQDSMIRQ, from the exons ATGAAAATCAGAGTACGTTTCTATAATCAACAGGTACTGTCTTCTGGAAGGCTAACAGGAGCAGCTAAATTagcaaatggaagaaaaca GTGTGGCTTAAGAAAAGGAAGTTATTCTAACGTGGATTCTGGATACACTCTCTATTCCACTGACTTTGGCAATCAG GTTGATACTATTCATAATGGACTGGATCATTGTGCAGCCTTACTGAAGAATATCTTACAAAGCGAGGCTACAG GAAGGGAGACTATGCATAAACAAGCTGGGAAAAGAACTTCCATGAAAATTACTTCCAAGCCTTTGCTAACTAAAGGAAATACTTCCAAGAAGAAAGGGTTGAAAAAACCCATTACTTCTGCCCACATCCGAAAAGACATTG TGCCAATATCAAATAGAAAACTTGCCTCATCCACCACACCTTCTACTGAGAGAGAACTTCCCAGTGCAGCAAAGAACCAGATGGTTCAACCAGTTCACTCGCCTTGCAGTCAACACTCTCCTGTGTCACATCAGAAACTGTATGAGCATGTGCAAACTCAGATGTCTCTGATAACTGGCCAACCACCACACAACAGTAACAAAACTCCTCCTGTGACTCCTTTTCCTACCTCAAATCACG GATGTCAAAATGCTACAGCTTTTAATTATCAATTACCTACTTGCATGTCAGGTCTGACCCTTCAGCATTCAGCTCATCCTTTATCTACTCAGTCA GATGTCCCTGTAGACAGTGGCAATGAATGTATTCCAAAGATGGGAGGACCTGTGGTTTGCCCAGTAGTTTCTGCTGCTTCTACTACTGCTGTGCAAATACAGACTGCTAGTGTTCACCCTAGTGTGATCCCTTGTATAGCATCAGTTGTATCAAGTAACTCTACAGTGCCTGCACGGATACCATCATCTTCTGGTGGAGAGATGAtcccaaaccacaaacaacaGATGAAAGAAGTAGATTTGATTCGATGCATACAAGCTCACCTGGCCCTGTTACAATCACATGAAGTGATGAATGGCAGGACTGAACAGAAGTGCCATTGTCATTGTCCAGCAAAATGTAATGCTTCAAGTAACGAGGAGGAGGATACttctgaagaacacagtgaGGACATGGTCAACAAAGAAGATGAGTTGCATGTACTTGATGTAGCCCCAGTGAGAGATGCAAGCTGCAAGACAAGTTCTATGAATGAAGTTCCAAAATGTAGAGAAGAAAGTCCAGAAGAAACAGCCCATCAAGTTAAGACTGTAAAATACCTCCTGGGAGAGCTCAGAGCACTGATAACAGATCAGG ATGATTTGGAAATGTTAAGGTTGATGAGTGAAATTGAAGACTGTGTATCATTGCTCCCAGCTGTAGTGGGAAGTACAAATGTGCAAGCTGAAATAGCACTAGCTTTACAGCCTCTCAGGAGTGAAAATGCACAGCTGCGTAG GAGGCTCAGAATGTTAAACCAGCAACTTGGGGAACGAGAAAGAAGTGAGAAGACATTTGGACAGAGCTGCAACTATGAAT TAGTTTCTTTGCAGTCCTTGAATATGATGCTCCAGAGTCAATTGAAAGAATCTCTGAAAGGCCTTGAGTCACTACAAGCTAAAAATGAAgaactatttaaaataatagaaagtcagaaagaggaaaataaacgTCTTGCAAAAAAAATTCAAGATAAAGAAGTAGAAttgcttgaaaacaaacaacattATGACATTCATTCTACCAGGCTCAAGATTG AACTGGAGGAGGCACTAGCAAACGTGAAGAGCTTTCAGTTTAAGCTAGaagcttcagagaaagaaaataagattttggGTATAACGTTACGTCAGCGTGATGCAGAAGTTAACAGACTGCGTGAATTAACCAG AACTTTGCAGGGCAGTATGGCCAAACTTCTGTCTGACCTTACAGCAGACAACATTAGACCCAAACCTGAAAAAGGTCTCTCACAGTCCCTTTTGGAAGACTACGAAAAGCAGATGCAACCTGATCCATTTCCTGGAAGTACTTCAATAATCACTTATCTTAAAAAATTGGAAATGGATCATATTTTGACAGATACAGAACCTCAATTCTCAAATAAAATTGGAGaattagaaatgcaaaatcTGGCCTGTGGGAAGTTTGCtgtggaaggaaataaaataaacagtgcATTCTCAGAAGAAGGAGCATCAACTCCCAGAACACAACGAACCTCACTGAAGCAAGATGCAAAAACAGCCAGTGATTCTGGAACTTTACTAGATGACCAAAACAGGTTGGACGAGACTGTTTATATTGCATTGACTAGCGGTGCCTCTATAAAACAGCCAACCTCCGAAAGAACTGGTGTGCAACCCCAAAGTAGAGGGTCTTCTAAGATGTTGGACTACCACTGTGAGGTTTCTAACTCTGTGCCGCAGAATGGATGTGAGATCTCAAAGGATCCAACTGTTCTGGATAAATTAAGCGCTGGGTACAACATGAAAAAGACTATGGAAAACCTGTTTGAAGTTACAGGGGATAAAGTGAagccagaaggggaaaaagtccAGATGAGGCCAACAGGCATTGCAAATGGAGCTGTGAAAGACTTCACAGATAAACCAGACCAAACTCAGCCTGGTAGATACCCTTGCATACCAATGCTATTTCTGAAGGAGATATCTCAGAAAAAAGGCAGTGAAATACCTGATTTCAGTTCCATGTCATTTGATATATCTGGGAAGTCTGAGTGGAGTGCATCCTCTTACTCAACTTTTACTTCTCGAGATGAAGAGGACTTTAAGAATAGCTTAGCAGCTTTGGATGCCAACATAGCTAAGTTACAAAGAACTCTGCAAGATAGCATGATCAGGCAATGA
- the CCDC14 gene encoding coiled-coil domain-containing protein 14 isoform X2, producing MKIRVRFYNQQVLSSGRLTGAAKLANGRKQCGLRKGSYSNVDSGYTLYSTDFGNQVDTIHNGLDHCAALLKNILQSEATGRETMHKQAGKRTSMKITSKPLLTKGNTSKKKGLKKPITSAHIRKDIVPISNRKLASSTTPSTERELPSAAKNQMVQPVHSPCSQHSPVSHQKLYEHVQTQMSLITGQPPHNSNKTPPVTPFPTSNHGCQNATAFNYQLPTCMSGLTLQHSAHPLSTQSDVPVDSGNECIPKMGGPVVCPVVSAASTTAVQIQTASVHPSVIPCIASVVSSNSTVPARIPSSSGGEMIPNHKQQMKEVDLIRCIQAHLALLQSHEVMNGRTEQKCHCHCPAKCNASSNEEEDTSEEHSEDMVNKEDELHVLDVAPVRDASCKTSSMNEVPKCREESPEETAHQVKTVKYLLGELRALITDQDDLEMLRLMSEIEDCVSLLPAVVGSTNVQAEIALALQPLRSENAQLRRRLRMLNQQLGERERSEKTFGQSCNYEFSLQSLNMMLQSQLKESLKGLESLQAKNEELFKIIESQKEENKRLAKKIQDKEVELLENKQHYDIHSTRLKIELEEALANVKSFQFKLEASEKENKILGITLRQRDAEVNRLRELTRTLQGSMAKLLSDLTADNIRPKPEKGLSQSLLEDYEKQMQPDPFPGSTSIITYLKKLEMDHILTDTEPQFSNKIGELEMQNLACGKFAVEGNKINSAFSEEGASTPRTQRTSLKQDAKTASDSGTLLDDQNRLDETVYIALTSGASIKQPTSERTGVQPQSRGSSKMLDYHCEVSNSVPQNGCEISKDPTVLDKLSAGYNMKKTMENLFEVTGDKVKPEGEKVQMRPTGIANGAVKDFTDKPDQTQPGRYPCIPMLFLKEISQKKGSEIPDFSSMSFDISGKSEWSASSYSTFTSRDEEDFKNSLAALDANIAKLQRTLQDSMIRQ from the exons ATGAAAATCAGAGTACGTTTCTATAATCAACAGGTACTGTCTTCTGGAAGGCTAACAGGAGCAGCTAAATTagcaaatggaagaaaaca GTGTGGCTTAAGAAAAGGAAGTTATTCTAACGTGGATTCTGGATACACTCTCTATTCCACTGACTTTGGCAATCAG GTTGATACTATTCATAATGGACTGGATCATTGTGCAGCCTTACTGAAGAATATCTTACAAAGCGAGGCTACAG GAAGGGAGACTATGCATAAACAAGCTGGGAAAAGAACTTCCATGAAAATTACTTCCAAGCCTTTGCTAACTAAAGGAAATACTTCCAAGAAGAAAGGGTTGAAAAAACCCATTACTTCTGCCCACATCCGAAAAGACATTG TGCCAATATCAAATAGAAAACTTGCCTCATCCACCACACCTTCTACTGAGAGAGAACTTCCCAGTGCAGCAAAGAACCAGATGGTTCAACCAGTTCACTCGCCTTGCAGTCAACACTCTCCTGTGTCACATCAGAAACTGTATGAGCATGTGCAAACTCAGATGTCTCTGATAACTGGCCAACCACCACACAACAGTAACAAAACTCCTCCTGTGACTCCTTTTCCTACCTCAAATCACG GATGTCAAAATGCTACAGCTTTTAATTATCAATTACCTACTTGCATGTCAGGTCTGACCCTTCAGCATTCAGCTCATCCTTTATCTACTCAGTCA GATGTCCCTGTAGACAGTGGCAATGAATGTATTCCAAAGATGGGAGGACCTGTGGTTTGCCCAGTAGTTTCTGCTGCTTCTACTACTGCTGTGCAAATACAGACTGCTAGTGTTCACCCTAGTGTGATCCCTTGTATAGCATCAGTTGTATCAAGTAACTCTACAGTGCCTGCACGGATACCATCATCTTCTGGTGGAGAGATGAtcccaaaccacaaacaacaGATGAAAGAAGTAGATTTGATTCGATGCATACAAGCTCACCTGGCCCTGTTACAATCACATGAAGTGATGAATGGCAGGACTGAACAGAAGTGCCATTGTCATTGTCCAGCAAAATGTAATGCTTCAAGTAACGAGGAGGAGGATACttctgaagaacacagtgaGGACATGGTCAACAAAGAAGATGAGTTGCATGTACTTGATGTAGCCCCAGTGAGAGATGCAAGCTGCAAGACAAGTTCTATGAATGAAGTTCCAAAATGTAGAGAAGAAAGTCCAGAAGAAACAGCCCATCAAGTTAAGACTGTAAAATACCTCCTGGGAGAGCTCAGAGCACTGATAACAGATCAGG ATGATTTGGAAATGTTAAGGTTGATGAGTGAAATTGAAGACTGTGTATCATTGCTCCCAGCTGTAGTGGGAAGTACAAATGTGCAAGCTGAAATAGCACTAGCTTTACAGCCTCTCAGGAGTGAAAATGCACAGCTGCGTAG GAGGCTCAGAATGTTAAACCAGCAACTTGGGGAACGAGAAAGAAGTGAGAAGACATTTGGACAGAGCTGCAACTATGAAT TTTCTTTGCAGTCCTTGAATATGATGCTCCAGAGTCAATTGAAAGAATCTCTGAAAGGCCTTGAGTCACTACAAGCTAAAAATGAAgaactatttaaaataatagaaagtcagaaagaggaaaataaacgTCTTGCAAAAAAAATTCAAGATAAAGAAGTAGAAttgcttgaaaacaaacaacattATGACATTCATTCTACCAGGCTCAAGATTG AACTGGAGGAGGCACTAGCAAACGTGAAGAGCTTTCAGTTTAAGCTAGaagcttcagagaaagaaaataagattttggGTATAACGTTACGTCAGCGTGATGCAGAAGTTAACAGACTGCGTGAATTAACCAG AACTTTGCAGGGCAGTATGGCCAAACTTCTGTCTGACCTTACAGCAGACAACATTAGACCCAAACCTGAAAAAGGTCTCTCACAGTCCCTTTTGGAAGACTACGAAAAGCAGATGCAACCTGATCCATTTCCTGGAAGTACTTCAATAATCACTTATCTTAAAAAATTGGAAATGGATCATATTTTGACAGATACAGAACCTCAATTCTCAAATAAAATTGGAGaattagaaatgcaaaatcTGGCCTGTGGGAAGTTTGCtgtggaaggaaataaaataaacagtgcATTCTCAGAAGAAGGAGCATCAACTCCCAGAACACAACGAACCTCACTGAAGCAAGATGCAAAAACAGCCAGTGATTCTGGAACTTTACTAGATGACCAAAACAGGTTGGACGAGACTGTTTATATTGCATTGACTAGCGGTGCCTCTATAAAACAGCCAACCTCCGAAAGAACTGGTGTGCAACCCCAAAGTAGAGGGTCTTCTAAGATGTTGGACTACCACTGTGAGGTTTCTAACTCTGTGCCGCAGAATGGATGTGAGATCTCAAAGGATCCAACTGTTCTGGATAAATTAAGCGCTGGGTACAACATGAAAAAGACTATGGAAAACCTGTTTGAAGTTACAGGGGATAAAGTGAagccagaaggggaaaaagtccAGATGAGGCCAACAGGCATTGCAAATGGAGCTGTGAAAGACTTCACAGATAAACCAGACCAAACTCAGCCTGGTAGATACCCTTGCATACCAATGCTATTTCTGAAGGAGATATCTCAGAAAAAAGGCAGTGAAATACCTGATTTCAGTTCCATGTCATTTGATATATCTGGGAAGTCTGAGTGGAGTGCATCCTCTTACTCAACTTTTACTTCTCGAGATGAAGAGGACTTTAAGAATAGCTTAGCAGCTTTGGATGCCAACATAGCTAAGTTACAAAGAACTCTGCAAGATAGCATGATCAGGCAATGA